Part of the Ignavibacterium album JCM 16511 genome, TCGCTAAAAAATCATTGTCTTCAGCTATTGCAATTTTCATGACTTTACATTTTGACTAATGTGCAAAGCTATATTAAAAATTCTCAATCACTCAATAAGGCAAATGCACTATTTTCAAATCAGACATTCTGATAGTCACAAACTATTTCAGTTCCCGCTGATGAACTTGTAATTGAAAATTTTCCGCCCGATTCTTCACATCTGTGCTGCATATTACAAAGACCACTTCCCTTTGAAGAATTAACGACATCAAAACCATTACCATTATCTTTAATAATTACTTTGAATCCATAATCATTGGATATGAAATTTATTTTAATTTTATCTGCATCTGAATGCTTAACTGCATTTTGTATGGCTTCCTGAATTATTCTGAACAGATTAAGCATTTGAGTGGAATTGAGTGAATAATTTTTATTGATCTCAAACTCATTCTCAATTACCACCGCACCAATTGAGTTATTGATTCTGGAAACAAATTCATTTACCTTTAGGCTAAGTTCTTCAAGGTTACCTTCCTGATGTTTTATTGCCCAAATTGTATTTCGTAAATCATCAAGAGCACTTCTACTGAATTCTTTTATTGGATTAAGTGCTTTAGAGAAATTAGCTTCAGGAATTTTGTAAATGATATTTTCCAATGAACTGATTATGAATGTAAGCTGAGATCCGATGTTATCATGAAGTTCTCTTGATAATTTTAATTTCTCATCAGAGATTTTTTTCTCAAGCATTGCTGCTCTCAGTTTAGATTTATATTCTACTTCAGCTATATCTCTTTTCTTCTTCAATTGCAAAAATTTATAAACACCAATGAAAATCATTAACAATAATATCACTGTAACTATCGCGAAAAACAGTTGCTGTTCTTTACTTCTTAGTTGATACTGACTTTCGGCAAGTAACTTATTTTTTTGTTCTGTTTCATAAGCGATTTCAAGCTGAGCGATCCGGGTTTTAATATCAACATTATCAATGCTGTCTTTTAATGAAGAATAACTTTGATAACTTGAAAGAGCATTCTGATAATCACCTTTTTTCTTATAAAGTTCAGATAAATTCTTAAGACTGTACAGAACCAAATAAGTATAATTAATCTTTTTAGCAGCATTAAAGACTTCTTCAAATTTTTTAATCGCTCCATTAATTTTATTTTGATAAGAAAGAAAGTCTGCATGAAGTGATAGATTTTCTATCCGGCCAAATTCACCTTGTTCTTTTGCTCTTATCAGATCAGATTTATTCAAGTAATAATATGCTTTATCAAATTGTCCAAGATTTGCATAAAGTACTGCAATCTTATTCAAACTATATGGGATGCCTATAGAATCTTTTAATTCTTCTTTTATCTTCAATGCCTTATGATAAAAGTAAAACGCGCTGTCATATTGTTGCTTCATTTCTTTAAGCACACCATAATTGTCATAAATCTTACTGATTCTGAATGAAGGCAAATTATTTTCTTCTGCTATTGATATGGCTTTTTGCATAAACTCTAAAGCTCTGTTCAGATTCTGACGTTTCAACTGATAACCCATTTCTGCATATTCTTCGCTTAACTCAAAAAACATTTGCAATTTCTGAAAAAGTTCTATCGCTTCTAAATGATACTTAATTGATTCATCATAATCACCTTTCAGATAATGAACCAATGCGAGATTACTTAATGATTTTGCTATCCCTTTTTGATATCCTGATTCGCGTGCTTTACGAAGATTATCATTAAATATGATATGATACTTTTGAAGATTCGAAACAATATCCTGATAACTAATTGAATTAATCGAATCAATCACTCTCAAATTGGTTTGAGAAATCAGGGAGTTGCTAATTAAGAAAACTATAAATAAGCTATACCTTATTATTGAATTCATAAAAAAATTTACTGAAAAAAGATATTTATGCTTAGAAATGATTCCGCTTTTGGAAGCAAAAATACTATTATCAAATTAAATTTGAATATGCGTTATAAAATTTTATTATTATCGGTTTGGATAATCTTTGTTTTTTCTTCAGACTTATT contains:
- a CDS encoding tetratricopeptide repeat-containing sensor histidine kinase is translated as MIDSINSISYQDIVSNLQKYHIIFNDNLRKARESGYQKGIAKSLSNLALVHYLKGDYDESIKYHLEAIELFQKLQMFFELSEEYAEMGYQLKRQNLNRALEFMQKAISIAEENNLPSFRISKIYDNYGVLKEMKQQYDSAFYFYHKALKIKEELKDSIGIPYSLNKIAVLYANLGQFDKAYYYLNKSDLIRAKEQGEFGRIENLSLHADFLSYQNKINGAIKKFEEVFNAAKKINYTYLVLYSLKNLSELYKKKGDYQNALSSYQSYSSLKDSIDNVDIKTRIAQLEIAYETEQKNKLLAESQYQLRSKEQQLFFAIVTVILLLMIFIGVYKFLQLKKKRDIAEVEYKSKLRAAMLEKKISDEKLKLSRELHDNIGSQLTFIISSLENIIYKIPEANFSKALNPIKEFSRSALDDLRNTIWAIKHQEGNLEELSLKVNEFVSRINNSIGAVVIENEFEINKNYSLNSTQMLNLFRIIQEAIQNAVKHSDADKIKINFISNDYGFKVIIKDNGNGFDVVNSSKGSGLCNMQHRCEESGGKFSITSSSAGTEIVCDYQNV